The region GCGAGATGAGAACGCAGGGTCAGTACGCGAGGCCGCCGCGTTTGACCTGAAAACCGGCAGGGGTGAACTGCACGATGATGGTGCGGCCATTGGCAAGGAAGGTCAGGCCGCTGTTCTGAGTAAAGCTGCCGCCGCTGATGCAGGTCGCCTGCAACAGATACGTCTGGCCCTTCTGGAAATGCACCAACGCACCTTTCTGGACGTTGAGGGTGCCGTTGGGACGCAGATTGAGCTGAGACAGACTCACGCCGTTCTGAAGGATGTTGACGCGCACCGCCAGACAGGGGGAGGTGCCGCCGGACACCAGCAGCGTATCGAGCTTCACCTCCCCGGCAGACGCCTGGAGTGGGAAGGCGAGGGGCAGCACCGCGAGGGCAGCCCTGAGAACTGAGTTGTTCATGGGAACAGTCTAAAAATGCGCTCTGACTATTTTCTTCCAAGGCCTGATTTCAAACATCCATAAGCCTGAGCGCTTCAGCACTTCTTCTGTGATCAGAAGGACTGAACTGAACAGCGGCGCACCGTATCAACCGCGTTGCCAGACAGACAGAGATGCCCCAGACTCTCTCTGTTGGCAAGTCCGTAAACAGAGAGCCCCAGCCGGATAGCAGGGACCGAGCAGAGCATTCATGAAGCTCCAGGGCAGGAACGCCGCTGCTCTGTACAACTGTCAGGTTTCGTCCCATTCCAGAAGGCGGGGAGGTTCGTAGAGTTCGGGCAGCACTTCTATTTTCAGAGTATCGGTACTGGTGTTTTCCAAAGTTTCATAGATCAGGTCGAGATAGGTATTCAGACGAAAGTATTTTTCAGGGACGAACACCGTGATGTGTGCAGTTTGCTGGCCTTCGCTCTCCGAAAGGACAACCTCCGGATCACCGATGATGTAGTCCTGCTCCTGGAGCGCTACGACGGCCTGAAGCGTCGCTACTGAAAGCATCATGCTGTTCCTCCCTTCGCCGCATTCAGAACGCGCCGCCCAGAGGACGTGAGAATTCAGTTGAAGCTGAACTCGGCGAAATCGCTGGCGTTGTTCCCTGCAAAATCATAAACCGAGAAGTACATCTGAAAGTTGCCTGCCGGCAGGTCCACCAGATCTGCCTTCAGATTACTCAGATCGTCACGGGTGATTTTCAGGACGCTCTTCTGAAGTTGCCGTCCATAGGTGTCTTTTCCGCCGTCATAGGTCCGGAGGTAAAACCTCAGCGTGCCTCCTTTCTCCAGATCGATACCGATCGGCGTATCGCCGCTGTCGTCCAGAGCGCCGATGACCTCGCCGTCCTCGCTGAACTGCACGAGCACATCGAAGGGGTCTTCACCCGGCGGCGTGTACTGGGCGCTGGCTGTCAGGAACTCGTCGTCCGGCTCTCCATGATCGGCCGTCACGGCGGTGGTGTGCGTGCCGTCGCTCAGAGACCAGGTGGTCGGCATCCAGTCGAAGCTGTAATCGCCACCGACCAACCGGGTGTAGTACACGTCGCCGTAATCCAGATACTGATCGTGACCGAGATCCTGATACAGGCTGGCCATCGCCGCATACACGTCGGCTCCGCCCGCCGTGAATTCGAACTGGGCGCTGCCGTCCTTGTTCACGCCCGCCATCTGAACGTTTTTCAGCAGGGGCGGGGAGGTGTCGGCCCGCACAGCAGCTGTCCAGGCCCGCTCGAAATTGGACCAGGCGGCCCCCGCGTTCATCGGCAGGGCGGCGTAGCGGTTCAGCGTGTCAGTGTCCGGTATGGTCTCCTGATGGGTCGGGTAGTAGATCGACAGTGCAGAGGCCGCCGTGCGCTTTTTGCCGACCGATTTGGCGACCACCATCCGGGCGATGGAGGTGGACAGCGCAGACGCCTGGGCTTTGAGCGCAGGGTCCTGAGTGTACTGGGCCACCTTGCCAGCAAACTGCCCGAGATCGACATAAGGCCGCGTCACACCGGGCTGACCGTCGTCGCTGAAGTCGTACTGGATGGCCTCCCCGCGTGCCCGCCACAGCAGACCGGCGGCCGCAGGCGTGGCGAACGCTTTTGTCAGACCCTGGGCAAAGCTGCCGAGCTTGGCCTGCACGTCAGGCCACATACTGGTGTCATAGGCCGCGTGGACGCCATAGAGCTGATCGCTGCGGTTGCTGCGGTGCTGCGCTTCCCAGAACCGCACCTCCTGCGCGCCGAAGGTCTTCATCGGCTGTTCGGGGGTCCGGTCGAGCGCTTGCAGGGTGGGCGCGTAATTCCAGCCGTCTCCGTAATCGATCTCGGCGTCCGCGATATACAGGCGCGTGAGAGGCGCAAACTGCGCGACCAGCTCTGCACCCCCCATCAGGCAGGTATCGAAGCCCAGGAAATCCAGCTGCGCGATGCCCAGCCCCTTGAGCGCCCGCTGGGCCGCCTGACTGAACGCTTCCGGCGTCAGCGTGCCCGATTCGTCGTCCGAAACGCCCGGCCCGTGCGTATCGCCGCCGAACCCGCCGTCCCATTGCCCGCCGTGATCCCACATCACCAGGCCGTGATGGGCCGAAGGATACGCCGAATACGCCCAGGTCATGAACGCCGCCACATTCTGAGGGTTGTCGCTGTTGAGTTCGGGCAGGCGCTGCACCGGCACGCGTTTGCCGTTTTCGATCAGGCCGCGCTCGACGCCCGGGCCAGCACCTTCGGCATCGTCGTTGCGGTCGAGCTGATACACCACCCGGACATTTTTGAGCGGCCCCGCCTCCGTCATCTCCTTCAGATCGTCCAGGGCGCTGGAATCGAGGTTGTGATCGGCGTCCAGATAGACCGCGACCGTCCAGGGCCTGGGCTGTGCAGGCGCGGCCTGAGTGGTGCCAAGAAACAGGGCGCTGCACAGGGAAAGCAGGGAGAGGGGCTTCATACAGCTCTTTGATATCAAATCGGACCACACAGAGTTGTTTCATGACAGCGGTCCGGCACTTCCCTCATCTCCATGAAGCCCGTCTGGGAAGCACACTGAAACAGCAATGGAACACGGCTAACCTGTCATCTGCTGTACAGGGTGCACATTAGCGACATCTGTGACGTCTATGAACGACCCTCTATGTCACACTGCGAAACGATGGTGGGCTGTCCCTCTCTCTGTCTCGCAGGAACCACCACACTCCGCAGTCCAGAGGACGGAACCTTTCTTGAAAGATCTTCACAGACCGTTGCCAGAACTTCAGCTGTTGCAGCAGGTGGTGGCGGCGTCGGCCGTCGGCACTGTCATCACCGATGCCCGTCAGGCCGATCTGCCGGTCATGTACGTCAATCCGGCCTTTGAACGGCTCAGCGGTTACGCTGCTCCCGAGGTTCTCGGACGCAATTGCCGCTTCATGCAGGGTCAGGACCTCGATCAGCCAGGAATTCAGGCCATCCGTCAGGCGATCAGATACGGAGAGAGCGTGACGACCACCCTCCGCAATTACCGCAAAGACGGCACGCTCTTCTACAACGAAATCACGATCAGCCCGGTCTGCGATGACGACGGCACCGTGACTCATTTCGTGGGCTACCAGAACGACGTGACCGTGAAGGAGGAAGCGTCTCAGGAGGCAACGCGCCTTCAACAGCAACTGACCTCCACGCTGGAGCGCTTCACCGACGGCTTCGCCACCCTGGACGATCAGCTGCACTTCACCTACGTCAATGCGGCGGCAGCCCGCATCGCCGGGAAACGCCCCGAAGGGCTCAGCGGACGCCCCTTCTTTTCGGTGTTCCCCAACAGCGCAGACTCGGCAGTCGTACAGGCCATCGAGCGTGCCCGATCAACCGGATTGACGCAGTACGCCGTCAGTTACCTGACCAGTATCGGCACCTGGATCGACGTCACGGTCTACCCGGCACGGGGGGGCATTTCCGTCTTTCTGCGCGACATCACCGAACACCACCACATTCAGGAAGCCCTGCGAACCAGCGAAGCACGCTTCTCGAAGGTCTTCCAGGCCAGCCCTATCCCCATCATCATCACCCGGCAACGAGATCAGCACTTCATCGATCTGAATGAAGCTTTCGTCATTGCCAGCGGCTATCAGCGAGATGAGGTGATCGGCAGAACCTCCCGGGAACTCAGATTCTGGGTCGATCAGCTCCAGCATGACGACATTGTGCGCGTCCTGACGCAGGGAGATCAGGTAAGTAACCGTGAGGTCCGCCTGCGCGTCAAGTCGGGCGAAGAACGCGACATGGTGATCTCGGTGATGCCGGTCGAACTCGACGGAGAACCCTGCATCATGAATTTGATACGCGACATCAGCAATGAAAAGCGGGCGCAGCAGATACTGGAGGCGAGCGAACTGCAGTACCGCCAGATCGCGGCGGACCTGCAGCGCACTCTGGATCTGTCGGTGGACATGATCACCTCCAGCGACGCCGACGGGCGCTTCGTCTCGGTGAGCGCCGCCTGTCGGCAGATCCTCGGATACGCTCCGGAAGAACTGCTCGGGCGGCTGTCGCTGGAATTCGTCCACCCCGATGACCGAGCCATCACGAAGCTGGAAGCGCAGAGTGTGAAGGCAGGGCAGGTCACGACGACCTTTCAGAACCGCTACCTCCATAAAACTGGAGAGGTGGTCTGGATCGAGTGGGCCGCGGTCCGGCTACCGGGAGACCCTCTGATCTACAGCGTGGCCCGTGACATCACGCAGCGCAAGGTGGCGGCGGCAGACATCGAGCGCCTCAACGAGCATCTCAGGCAGCAGTTGCAGTACCTCACCAGCCTGCGCGAGATCGATCAGGCCATCGCTTCGAGTCAGGAACTCACGGTCACGCTGGGACTGATTCTGGACAACATCACCCAGCAACTCGGCGCAGACGCGGTGACGCTGCTGCTGCTGGACCCGCAGACATCGGCCCTCGACTACGCGGTTACCCGTGGCTTTGCCACCCCACTCCAGGCCTCCACCGTGCAGCTCGAAACGAGCCTGGCAGGTGAGGTGGCGCTCAGCCGTCAGGCACTGGTGATTCCCGATCTTCAGACCACCGCGCTGTCGTCCGACTGGCGCGGCGTGCTGCTGCGGGAACGGCTGATGGCCTACTACGGCGTGCCGCTGATGGCCAAGGGCACGGTTCTGGGCGTGATCGAGGTGCTGCACCGCGAACCCTTCGAGCCGTCTGCGACGTGGCTGGAGACGTTTGACATGCTGGGAGCACAGGCAGCCATTGCCATCGACAACGCGCGGCTGTTCGCGGCGCTCGAACGCAGGAATCAGGATCTGCGGCTGGCCTACGACGAAACGATCGAAGGCTGGGCGCGGGCGCTCGATCTGCGAGACAAGGAAACCGAGGGCCACTCACGGCGCGTGACCGAACTGACGGTGCAGTTGTGCCGCTGCCTGGGTGTCGCGCCCGAAACGCTGGTGGATGTTCGCCGGGGAGCGCTGCTGCACGACATCGGCAAGATGGGCATTCCGGACGCGGTGCTGCTGAAGCCGGGAAAACTCAGCGAGGAGGAATGGGGACTGATGAAGCGGCATCCGGAATACGCGGTCCGGCTGCTCTCGCCTATCAAATTTCTGCGCTCGGCCCTGGATATCCCCCGGTGCCACCACGAGAAGTGGGACGGCAGCGGCTACCCGGCGGGCCTGAGCGGCAAGGCGATTCCGCTGATGGCGCGGGCCTTCGCGGTCGTGGACGTGTACGACGCACTGACGAGTGACCGCCCGTACCGAGCCGCCTGGACACGGGAACGTGCCCTGCAACATATTCAGCGGGAATCCGGCACGCACTTTGACCCTGAGGTCGTCGCCGCCTTCTTCGCCTTGCTGAGCGCCGCCGCCGCCACCATGCAGTGAACCGGACTTCATTCCAGTGCGGGTGCGAGAGCCAGGCCTGCCGAAGATCAGCACAGAGAAACCCCCACACCACTTGATGGCACGGGGGTTTAGGGCAGATGGTTGAGAGGTGGCTCCTGCGGTCACGCGCCTTCAGTCGGAGGCGGCACCAATAGGCTTTTTCGTCATCTGATCGGCCAGAATAAAGGTGAAGGTCAGCAGGAAGACCACCAGGGTGAGGCCGAGAATCAGAAACACCAGTCCCTGTGAATCTGAGCCGCTGGTGACGTTGATGCTCGCGGTATTTTTTGGGCTGAAGTGGATGGCCGCCATGCCGGTGTAGTGCATGCCCGCGATGGCAGCGCCCATCACGAGGGCAGCACCGATCTGAAGGCCG is a window of Deinococcus sp. KNUC1210 DNA encoding:
- a CDS encoding clostripain-related cysteine peptidase, encoding MKPLSLLSLCSALFLGTTQAAPAQPRPWTVAVYLDADHNLDSSALDDLKEMTEAGPLKNVRVVYQLDRNDDAEGAGPGVERGLIENGKRVPVQRLPELNSDNPQNVAAFMTWAYSAYPSAHHGLVMWDHGGQWDGGFGGDTHGPGVSDDESGTLTPEAFSQAAQRALKGLGIAQLDFLGFDTCLMGGAELVAQFAPLTRLYIADAEIDYGDGWNYAPTLQALDRTPEQPMKTFGAQEVRFWEAQHRSNRSDQLYGVHAAYDTSMWPDVQAKLGSFAQGLTKAFATPAAAGLLWRARGEAIQYDFSDDGQPGVTRPYVDLGQFAGKVAQYTQDPALKAQASALSTSIARMVVAKSVGKKRTAASALSIYYPTHQETIPDTDTLNRYAALPMNAGAAWSNFERAWTAAVRADTSPPLLKNVQMAGVNKDGSAQFEFTAGGADVYAAMASLYQDLGHDQYLDYGDVYYTRLVGGDYSFDWMPTTWSLSDGTHTTAVTADHGEPDDEFLTASAQYTPPGEDPFDVLVQFSEDGEVIGALDDSGDTPIGIDLEKGGTLRFYLRTYDGGKDTYGRQLQKSVLKITRDDLSNLKADLVDLPAGNFQMYFSVYDFAGNNASDFAEFSFN
- a CDS encoding PAS domain S-box protein, which produces MKDLHRPLPELQLLQQVVAASAVGTVITDARQADLPVMYVNPAFERLSGYAAPEVLGRNCRFMQGQDLDQPGIQAIRQAIRYGESVTTTLRNYRKDGTLFYNEITISPVCDDDGTVTHFVGYQNDVTVKEEASQEATRLQQQLTSTLERFTDGFATLDDQLHFTYVNAAAARIAGKRPEGLSGRPFFSVFPNSADSAVVQAIERARSTGLTQYAVSYLTSIGTWIDVTVYPARGGISVFLRDITEHHHIQEALRTSEARFSKVFQASPIPIIITRQRDQHFIDLNEAFVIASGYQRDEVIGRTSRELRFWVDQLQHDDIVRVLTQGDQVSNREVRLRVKSGEERDMVISVMPVELDGEPCIMNLIRDISNEKRAQQILEASELQYRQIAADLQRTLDLSVDMITSSDADGRFVSVSAACRQILGYAPEELLGRLSLEFVHPDDRAITKLEAQSVKAGQVTTTFQNRYLHKTGEVVWIEWAAVRLPGDPLIYSVARDITQRKVAAADIERLNEHLRQQLQYLTSLREIDQAIASSQELTVTLGLILDNITQQLGADAVTLLLLDPQTSALDYAVTRGFATPLQASTVQLETSLAGEVALSRQALVIPDLQTTALSSDWRGVLLRERLMAYYGVPLMAKGTVLGVIEVLHREPFEPSATWLETFDMLGAQAAIAIDNARLFAALERRNQDLRLAYDETIEGWARALDLRDKETEGHSRRVTELTVQLCRCLGVAPETLVDVRRGALLHDIGKMGIPDAVLLKPGKLSEEEWGLMKRHPEYAVRLLSPIKFLRSALDIPRCHHEKWDGSGYPAGLSGKAIPLMARAFAVVDVYDALTSDRPYRAAWTRERALQHIQRESGTHFDPEVVAAFFALLSAAAATMQ